From the genome of Halomonas sp. LR3S48:
AGTCGGGCTACGGTCGCGAAGGCTCACGCTACGGCCTCGACGACTACATGGCGACCAAATACCTGTGCCAGGGTAACCTCACCTGAAAGGCGCAGGCCGAAGCGGTATAAAAACTCGTAGTCAGGCCAGGAGAAGCCCCATGCCGGCTCCATTGCTAGCGATTCCATCCACGCCGGACCTGCCGGAGCGCGCCGATGCCGTGGTTATCGGCGGCGGCATCATCGGCGTATGTGCCGCCTATTACCTGGCTCGCCAGGGCGTGAGCGTGGCACTGATCGAAAAGGGCCGCATCGGAGCCGAGCAGTCCAGCCGCAACTGGGGCTGGTGCCGCCAGCAGAACCGTGACGCACGCGAGCTGCCACTGTCGACCAAGAGCCTCGAGCTGTGGGAGGAGATCACCGCCGACCTCGGTGAGGACCTCGGTTTCCGCCGCTGCGGGCTGTTCTATCTGTCGGATAGCCAAGCCGAGCTGGATGGCTGGGCCAAATGGCGCGACTTTGCCATCACCCAGGGGGTCACGACCCATATGCTGAGCGCCGCCGAAGCCACCGAGCGCGGCGCGATGACCGGCAAATCCTGGCTGGGGGGAGTGTTTTCACCCACGGACGGCATCGCCGATCCATCGCGGGCGGCACCGCTGATCGCCAAGGGCGTCATCAAGCATGGCGGGTCGATTCATCAGTTCTGCGCAGCACGCGGGGTCGAAACCGAAGCTGGACGCGTGTCGGGGGTGATCACCGAGAAGGGCGTGATCAAGACGTCACAGGTGGTGATGGCCGGCGGCGCCTGGGCCTCCTCCTTCTGCCGCCAGCTCGGCATACGCTTTCCGCAGGCGTCGGTGCGCTCCTCTATTCTCTCGGTCATGCCAGGCGCCAAGGGCCTGCCCGATGCGCTGCACACGGCAGAGGTAACGGTCACTCGACGGGGAGACGGCGGCTATACGCTTGCCACCTCGGGGCGCGCCTGCCTGGATCCGACGCCGCAGCAGCTTCGCTTTTCATCGCATTTCCTGCCAATGTTCGCCAAACGCTGGCAACTGCTCTCCCCCGGCGACCTGCAGGGCTGGCTGTCCGGCCATGAGACGCGCAGGAAATGGGCGCTCGACCGGCCCACTCCGATGGAGCGGGTGCGCATTCTCGATCCGCGCCCATCGGAGCGAATCCTGAGGGAGACCCTGGCCCGTGCACGCCTGCTGTTGCCCGCCCTGGGCAGTGTGCCCGTTCAAGCTGGCTGGGCGGGCTACATCGACAGCACGCCCGACGGCATCCCGGTCATCGACGAACCGGCTAACTTGCCCGGCTTCCTGCTGGCCGCCGGCTTTTCCGGTCATGGCTTCGGCATCGGCCCCGGCGCCGGACGCCTGATCGCGGAAATGGTCACCGGCAAGACGCCCTTTGTCGATCATCAGCAGTACCGACTGGCTCGCCTGAACAAGGGCGCCTGGGGCAAGGTATCGGAGTTTTGAAGGCAGGCCGGTTCCATCCCTGAGTATCACACCCCGAAGGGATAGGTATCCGGCACCTCCTCGGGCCGCCACAGCTCGCCCTTGTCGAACGGCTCCACGGCGCGGGTCTCGTCGAGGTGGAAGACGGCATCGAACTGCTGGGCCACGGAAGCCTTGAAGTAGTGGCTGATGCGCTCCGACTCGGGGCGGTAGATCACGCCGATGGCACGCTCCCACAGCGGCTCCTTCAGGGGGGCCGCACGCTCGCCGAGGGGCAGGTAGAAGTCACCATTGCCGCTGTCGTGGAACAGCCGCTCGACGCTGCCCTCCATGGAGGGCCGGACCCGACGGTGCTCCACCGGGCCATCCCAGTCACGAGCCGCCGAGACGAAGCCGGTATGGGTGGTGAAGCCCACCAGCAGCGCCTGGTCGGCACCGAAGCGATGACGCACCAACTGGCCGACGTTGTGCTGGCCACGGTGCCAGCCCATGTCGGTGAACGAGGCATCGCCCAGATGCGAGTTGTGCGCCCAGACCACGAGCTTGCCCTGCCCACCCTGGCGGCGCAGGTGCTCACGCAGCTCGACAATGGTATCGGTCATATGCTCATCGCGAAGGTTCCAGGTATCCACCCGTGAGCCGAACATGGCACGGTAATAATGCTCCGCATTGACCACCACACGGGCATTCTGCTCGGCGAAGAACTGCTCGTCCCGCGAGCGCGGGCCATCCTCGCCCAGGTAACCGGCCGACTTCTCCAATAGGTCGGCAAGCAGGCGCACGGCGGCATCCTCGCAGATACGGCTGAGACCGAAGGCAGCATCGTGCCCATAACGCACCGGATCGCCGCCATGGTCGAGGCAGCCGTAGCCCTCGCGGGCGATACGCGCCTGCTCCGGGTCGATGCCTTCAAGATACTCGATTACTGCCTCCGCCGAGCGGTGCAGGCTGTAGATGTCCAAGCCGTGAAAACCCACCTGCTCGTTGGCTTCCTTGCCGGCGTTGTGCTCCTCCAGCCAGCCGATGAAGTCGCGCACCTCGGTATTGCGCCACATCCACTGCGGGAAACGCTGGAAATCGTCGAAGGCGGTCTTGAGGGTGTCGTCTCCCTCACCGCGCACATAGCGGTTGAGCCGCAGCGCATCGGGCCAGTCGGCCTCGACGATCACCGCCTCGAAGCCCTTCTCGCGGATCAGCCGCCGGGTGATCTCGGCACGCATACGGTAGAACTCGGCCGTGCCGTGGGAGGCCTCACCGAGCAGTACCAGCGGGCGCTCGCCGACCTGCTCCAGCAGGTCGTCGTAATCGCTGCTGCGACCGGCAAGCGGCTTGGCATTGTCGCGAACGTAGTCCTGGGGAGTCGTCATGCTGCACCTCCTCCATGAAGGCCTGTGACCGCTCTCAGAACTGTAGAAACCACTCCCGCTTACGCTCAAGAAGTTATCGTCTGAGGATCACCAGCCAGCGCCCCAGGTTCAGAATGCTCGCCAGCGACGCCGCCACGTAAGTGAAGGCACAGGCGGTGAGCACGTGACGGGCGCCGGGCATGTCATAGGGCGGTACGTACTCCCTGAGCAGCGGCAGGGCGCGATTGAAGCTGGCATCGAACTCTACCGGTAGGGTTACCAGGTGCACCAGCGCCGCCGTGCCGAAGCTGATCACCGCCGCGGCGATGACGATGGCCAGCCCGCCAGGCAGCCGGGTGAGGATGAACAGGAAAGGCGCGGCCATCATCAGCAGGGCGCCGAGCTTCTCGGCCCGCTGCGCCACGCCGACCATGCGCGCCCGGGCGGTCAGCGGTGCATAGCCTTCATGGTGCTGAATGGCATGGCCGACCTCATGGGCGGCCACGGTCACTGCCGTCAGCGAACGACCCTCGTAGTGCTCGCGGGATAGCCGCACCCGTCGCGCCTCCGGGTCGTAATGGTCGCCCTGCTCCGTCATCTCCACCTTGACGCCTTCGATGCCCATGCGGCGCAACAGATGGTCGGCCAGCTCGGCACCGGTACCCGGATAGTCGTCACGACCGCGGGAATGACGCGCCAGCACCCACTTGGCCCAGACGTTGGGCAGCAGGAAGATGGCCAGCAGCAGGGCAATGACAACTACGATCATGGCGTCATGCGTCTCGTCTCAGGGGGCACTGAATAGGACTTAGCGTACCCGTTTCGGGTTCATGCTGTCGCGTTGGCTCTTGACGCCGACGCGCCACAAGAACAATAATTATTCGCGTTTGAAATAATAACCCATTCAGGCCCATACCATGTGCGCAACCTCCCCCGACCCGACGACGGCCCGCGCGCAGGCCGCCACGCCGCACGAGCGTTCGAGCAAGCCCGGCATCGTCGAGAGCAGCGCGCTGCTCGATGAGCAGGGCCAACTGATCATCGAACACCGCGGTAAACGCTACCAACTGCGCGAGACGCGCAACGGCAAGTTGATACTGACCTCATAAACCCGACGAAAAGAACGCCAGCCAGGTAGCCCACGCCACCCAGCCAGCCGCTCATCGCCTGATACGACAAGGGAACTTCAGGAACATGAAGCGAGCAACGAGCTGTACCGGCGCCATGGCGCTGTTTCTGCTGTCACCGCTGGCCTTGGCCCAGTCATCCTCCGGCCAACATACAGCGACGCCCGACGCGACGTCCGAACTGGCACCGCTGGTGGTTACCGGTACGCGTACCCCCACCGACGCCTTCTTCGCCCCGTTGATCGTCGACGTAATCGACCGACACGACCCGACGCTGCACACCGCTTCACGGGTCGAGGACATCCTCGCCGACCAGCCCGGCCTGCACGTCGCCGGTCAGGGGCGGCGCAACGGTCAGACCCTGAGCCTGCGCGGCTTCGACAGGAACGGCGTGCTGGTACGCCTCGATGGTGTTCGCCAGGACATCAACACCGGGCACCTGGGCAACTTTTTCCTCGACCCTGCGCTGCTGCGCGAGGTGCAGATCGCCCGCGGCGCCCTGTCGAGCCTCTATGGCAGCAACGCCATGGGCGGCGTGATCAGCTTCGAGACGGTCGACGCCGGGGATCTGCTGCGCGCCGGCGAGAACGGCGGAGCCCGGCTCTCGCTGCGCGGCGCCACTGCCAGCGACGAACTCGGTGCCACGCTGAGCCTGTTCGGCAAGCGCGACTTGAGCGACGGCAGCAGCCTCGACGGCCTGGTCGCCCTGGGCCGCAGCGAATCCGGCGACATCCGCCGCGCCGGCGGCCAGACCACGCCGGAGGATGCCAGCCTCGACAGCCTGCTGGCCAAGGGCGGCTGGCAGCTCGGCAATGAGCACCGCCTGTTCACCAGCTGGCAGCACTATCGTGAAGACGCCAACCAGCCGCCCAACCCGCAGCAATTGGCGGTCGAGGATGGCAATCTGCGCGATCGGACCACCACCAGCGACAACCTGCAGCTGGGCCATCGCTGGACGCCGACGCCAGTCACTCAGCTCGACACTCGCCTGACCCTGAGCCGCCAGGACATCGACGAGCCTACTGCGGAGCGTACCCTGCAGCGCCTGGGCGTACAGAGCGACGGCTATCATCGCCTGGAGCACGGCTGGCTGTCCCAGACCCTGGTCTTCGGCGCCGAGGCAAGCCGTGCCACCCAGCGCCCGGGCGGTACGGCGTCGGGCTTCCCCGAGGCCGACATCGATAGCACCGCGCTCTATCTCGACGATACCCTCACCCTCGGCCGCTATCTCGACCAGGGCGGTGCCGGTGAGTTCGATCTCGGCCTCGGCGCTCGCCACGACAGCTACCGCGCCGAGGATGCCGATGGCCGCGAAAGCGACAAGAGCCGTCTCTCGCCACGTCTGCGACTGGCCTGGCGCCCCAGCAACGAGTTGATGCTCTATACCGGCTACGCCGAGGCCTTCCGCGCCCCCACGCTCTCCGAGCTCTATGCCGACGAGCGTCACTTCGGCGGCTTCTGCATGGGCCCCTTCGTCTGCGTTCCCGACAACTTCTGGGTGCCCAATCCCGACCTCCAGCCGGAGACCAGCAAGAGCTGGGAGAGCGGCCTAGCCTGGCGCTTCGGCGACTGGGGCCTGCGTGCCAGCTACTTCGATACTCGGGCCGAGGATTTCATCGACACCGAAGTCGACATCTTCGCGGGCACCACGCGGGCGGTTAACGTCAGCCGGGCTCAGCTATGGGGATATGACGCCCGCCTCGACTGGTCGCCTTCCAGCCTCCCAGTCACGGCCTTCCTGGGCCTGGCCGAGGTCAGCGGACGCGACCGCGACAGCGGCGAGCCGCTCGGCAGCCTGACCCCGCTGGAAGCCTTGGCCGGCCTCGACCACCACCTCGCCGGCACCGACCTGACGCTGGGCTGGCGCGGCCGCTTCGCCCGTTCCTTCGACAAGCAGGGCGAGGATCAAGCACTGCCCGGCTACGGCCTGCACGACGTACAGCTCGCCTGGCAAGTCACTCCGCTGCTTTCCGCTTCGCTCAAGTTGCGCAACGTTGCCGACAAGGAGTGGTACCGCCCCGACGGCAACCTCGGCGACGGGCGCAGCCTGCTCGCCAACGTCAGCCTGCAATGGTGACCAAGGAGACTTCCATGAACGCAACAGATGCCACGATCCAGACCCGCCAAGCCATTCTCGAAGCCCTGGACGCCACCCGAGCGACCTCCCCTCACCTGCCGGCGCTGGAGATCGCCCAGCGCCTGGACATCAGCGAGGGCGAGCTGCAGGCCGCCCGCCTAGGCCGCGACGTGCTGACCCTGCCGCTGTCACCCCATGCGCTGGCCGCTCGCTTCCACCAGTTGGGCGAGGTCAAGGCCCTGACCCGCTCGCGCCATGCCGTACTCGAACAGCAAGGGCGCTACCCGGCGCTGCGCGGCTCCGAGCAAGCCGGCCTGCTGCTCGACCCGGGCGGGCTAGACCTGCGCCTGCACCTGGCCCAGTGGCACTGGGCCTGCCTGATTCGCGACCGGCTGCCAGCCAAGGATGGCGAGACCGCACAGCGCCTGAGCCTGCAGGTCTTCAACCGCCACGGCATCGCCCTGCACAAGGTCTTCTCGCAGGCGGACGAAGCGCCCGAGGCGTGGCAGGAGCTGGAAGCGCTGGGCATCGTTGATGTGCCCGCCTTCACCCAGTTCGTCGAACCGCCTCCGCGGCCTCTGCCGCAGCTTCCCACCCTGGCCGACGAATGGTCGCACATGAGCGACGTGCACCAGTTCCTTGGCCTGCTGCGCCGCCACGAGCTGCGCCGTCACGAAGCCAATGCGCTGATGGAGGGCCGCTTCACTCGCGCCCTTCGAACAGCGACCTGCGGGCAGGCGCTGTTCGAGGCCGCCGCGAGCAACCTGCCGCTGATGCTGTTCGTCGCCAGTCCTGGTTGCGTGCAGATCCGCACCGGCACGGTTCCGGCGCCGCAGCGCATGCGCGGCTGGCTCAACCTGTTCGGGGAAGATTTCACCCTGCACCTGGACGATGCCGGTATCGCCAGCGTCTGGCAGGTACACAAGCCCAACCGCAACGGTGGCGTCACCAGCCTGGAAGCTTTCGACGCTCAGGGAGGGCTGGTACTGCAGATCTTCGCCGAACGCCGCGAGGGCCAGTCCGAGCGAAGCGAATGGCGCCAGTTGCTGGATGGCCTCGATGCTCGCGAGGCAGCGGCATGAGGATACCGTCCTGGCTGACCTGGTTGGCCAGCCTGATCCTGCTGGTCGGGCACATGCAGGCATCGGCTGCGCCGCCACGCACCGTGGTGATCGGCAGCGACGTGGCCGAGATACTCGCCGCCCTCGATGGGCTGGAAGGCGTGGTCGGACGCGACGATACCAGCCAGTTTCCTGAGGGCATCGCGGCCCTGCCCTCGGTGGGCTACCTGCGCCAGCTGGCAGCCGAAGGCATCCTGTCGCTTGCCCCCGAGCGGCTGATCGTGACCGCCGCGGCCGGCCCACATGAGGTACTGGGCCAGCTCGAGGCGGTCGGTGTCGAGGTCATGCGCATCGAGCAGGGAGCGAGCCTGGCAGCGCTACCCGACAAGGTGCGGGCGGTGGCCCGCGCCATCGGTCGTGACGCTGCGGGCGAAGCGCTGGCGACCGAGGTCGAGACGGATCTCGCCCGGCTCGAAGCACTGCGCAGCGCCACGCCAGGCACCCAGCCGCGCACCATGTTCCTGCTCAGCCATAGCGGCATGACACCCATGGCCGCGGGACACGATACTGCCGGCCAGGCCATTATCGAAGCTGCCGGGGCGCGCAATGCTTTCGCCGGCTTCACCGGCTACAAGGCGGTGGGCGCCGAGGCACTGGTGAATGAAGCCCCCGAAGAGGTAATCGTCACCCGGAGTGGGCTCGAGGGCATCGGCGGCGAAATCCAGCTGTGGCAGCTCCCAGGACTTGCCATGACGCCGGCAGGGCGCGAGCGCAGCCTGATCGTGTGCGATGACCAGGCGGCACTCGGCTTCGGCCCGCGTACACCCCTGGCCCTGCTGGCGTTGCACCGGGCGCTGCATGAGGCAACCGATGCCACCAGCCACGCTGCCGAGGAGGGTTGCTGGAGGGTGGCGCCATGAGCCGTGTTGTCACTTCCACCCTGCCCCGCCGGCGCAACGCCGCCGCAAGAGGTAGAAAAGTCACGCCAGCTCCATCCCGGGTGCTGGCTGCCCTGGCTCTGGCCGTGCTGGCAGCCCTGCTGATCGCAGCCATGAGCGGCAGCGCGGGGCTTTCGCCGAGAGTACTGCTCGGCGAATGGCCCTCTCCGCTGGCCTGGCAGGTATGGTGGCAGCTGCGCCTGCCGCGTCTGCTCCTGGCCGCACTGGTCGGCGCCATGCTGGCCAGCAGTGGCGCGGCCATGCAGGGGCTGTTTCGCAATCCCTTGGCCGACCCCACCCTGCTGGGCCTGGCCAGCGGTGCGGGGCTTGCCGTGGCGCTGTGGATCGTATTGTTCGATGGTGCCGCCGGTTCCTTCGGCCTGTACGGCCAGTTCCTGGCCGGCTTTCTCGGCGCGCTGGGCGTATGCGTATTGGTGTTTGCACTCGGCGAGCGCCAGCACGGCCAGGAGGCGCTGTTCACTCTGCTGCTGGCGGGACTGGCCATCAATACCCTGGCGGGTGCCATGGGTGGCGTGATGGCCTTCATCGCCAGCGACGAGCAGCTGCGCCAGCTCAGCCTGTGGGGCATGGGCAGCCTGTCGCATGCATTATGGAGTGCCACTCTGGGGGCGCTGATCGGCATCCCGCCGGCGCTGTGGTGGCTGCTGCGCTGTGCCCGAGAGCTCGATCTGCTGCAGCTCGGCGAGCTGACCGCCCATGGCGCCGGGCTCGATGCCCCTCGCCTCAAGCACCGCGTGATAGTCGCCACGGCACTGGGTGTGGGGCTGTGCGTGGCGCTGGCCGGCATCATCGGTTTCCTCGGCCTGTTGGTACCACACTGCCTGCGCCTGTGGTTGGGGCCAGGGCACCGCCTGCTGCTGCCCGCCTCGATGCTGGGAGGCGCCCTGCTGCTGATCGTGGCGGATACCCTGGCACGCACCCTGGCGAGCCCCGCCGAGATTCCGGTGGGGCTGCTCACCAGCCTGCTCGGCGGCCCCTACTTCCTGTGGCTGCTGCTCAAGCGGAGGGCGCGATGCTGAGTTTGATCGACGCCGGCTACATCCGGGCACCGTCGCTCGCCCCCTTCAGCGACCGCCTCGAACCGGGGGAACTGCTGGCCATTGTCGGCCCCAACGGCGCCGGCAAGAGCACCCTGCTATCGTTGCTCTCGGGCTATCGCCGCCCGGACCGCGGCAGTGTCTGCCTGGACGGTATACCGCTGCATCGCTGGGATTCCGCCATGCTGGCCCGACGCCGCGCGCTGGTGGCACAGAAGCTCACCCTCGGTTTCGACTGGCCGGTGCGCGAACTGGTAGCGTTGGGTAGCGAAGCCTCGCCACGGGAGGTTGAGGAAGTACTGGCCATGCTCGATCTCGAGGCGCTTGCCGGGCGCGGTGCCCTGAGTCTCTCGGGCGGCGAATCCCAGCGCATGATGATCGCCCGGGCGCTGTGCCAGTTGGGCCTGGGCCGCACCACCAGCGTAACTACCGACAGCGTGCTGCTGCTCGACGAGCCCACCAGCGCGCTGGATATCGGCCAGCAGCAGCGCCTGATGCGCCTGCTGCGTCAGCTGGCTGAGCGGCAACGCCTGACGATCGCCTGCGTGCTGCACGATCTCAACCTGGCGGCGCGCTACGCCCATCGGGTCTGGCTGCTGGAGTGCGGCCGGCGCATCGCCTCGGGGTCGCCCACCGAAGTACTCAACTTCGGCGCTCTGTCGCGAGTGTTCGATGCCGAACTGGAAGTGCGGGCCAATCATTGCGACGGCTCGCCGCTGGTGGTGCTGGCACCTTAAGCCCGTAAACGATACAGCCCCGGACTCTTGGCCGGGGCTGCATTGCGTAGAGCGTAGCGCGACGTTCAGGTGGTGGCGGGTGCCGCCTCGACGTCGCGCATCAGCACCTCGAAGGGCACTCGGGCCCTGGTCGCGGGCGTAACGGACTGTACCTCACCGCCACTGTCGTGGTCGCGTGTCTTGGCATATTCCACCGCTTCGACAGCATTCTTGCCATGGTCGATTGCCGCCAACGCCCACTTCCAGCCGGTGCCGTAGGCAACGGGGCCCTTGACCGGAATGCGTACCAGCTTGTTGAACATCTCGTAGACGCCATCGGGGCCGGCAATGATCATCTCGACCCGCGTCACGTGCGGCTTGTCGTTGCGCGGCGCCCCGGCGTTGAGCCACTCCATGACCTCCCACCACTCCTGTTGCTCGCCGGCAAAGGCGACCCACTCGCCATTGTCGAGCTGGAACAGCTTCTGCGCATGGTTGTAGGTCGAGCCATTGACACTGATCAGCGAATCCGTCGCGAGCGTCGTTCCGTCCCATACGATTGTGGTCATGCTGAGTACCTCTGTGTAGATCGGGCGCAGGCTTCAACGACGAAGCCCCTTGCGTCAGGCGCAGGGTAAAATCGAAAAACGCAAGAAATCGACACACAGGTTAACGATACCGCAACCCTCTCCATGCCTTCATCAGGCAGTGGAGCCGGCGCCAAATCGATCTATCGATCCGATTCCCGGCGCACCTTCTCCATGCCCTCTTCGCCAATCAGCCCCTGACGAAAGGCATGCTCCGCCATTGTCAGGCTGTCGTCGGCCAGCACCAGGTCGCAGCCGGTGTGGCAAATCTCGTCACGCAGCCTATCGATGGCGCGTTCACGCTCGGGCTTGCGCTCGACCCGGCGGATATACACTGCTCGAATACGCTCGGGATACTCGTGCACGATGCGCGCGTAGACCTCGGGATCGTGCTGGCCGCTGTCGCCGATCAGCACGCAGGGCAGCTCGTCGCGCATCGACAACATGTGCTGGATCATGTCGTACTTGTGGTCCTCGGCGCGGCGCGGCCAGGGCTTGCGCCAGGAAATACCCCACTCGCGCAAGAAAAGGATGGGGCCCACGGGGATACGGTTGAGCTGGAAGAACTCCTCGAGCATCTCGTAGATGCTCCAGGGCCCACGGGAAACATAGAGGATCGGCCGCTTGGCCTTGCCGCTGCTGCCGACATGCAGCGCCTGGTAGAACGCCGCCACCCCGGGGAAGGCCATGCGCTGGTGCGCCCGCTTGACGAACAGACGGTGCAGCATGCGCAGCTTGTTGGCCACGCCGGTATACATCACCGTATCGTCGATGTCGCTGATCACCAGCAGGTCGGCCTCGGCCGGCGGTATGTACACTTCGGTAAAGGACTGCACCGGTTCCACACCCGGCAATACCACATGCAGCTCGGCATGATGCCAGGCGGTATCCGACGGCAAGGGCTCCTTGAGGGGCATGTGAACGTCGAAGTAGCCGTCGCGGTCGGTGGTGACGGTCGTGGCGTTCTCGCCCAGGCTCACCTTGACGTCCACCTGGGGCAGGCCGTGGCGGAAAATGCGGCGAATCACGTCGGCCAGGTCGCGCAGCACGCCATAGCGAGGAATCACCTCGCCCAGTGTGGCCTGACGGAATACCCGCCCCATCAAGAAGGCTTCGTGGCGGGAACCGTAACCGCGATAAGGGTGCACGATATAGCCGCCTTGGCCCCGATCGCGTTTCATCGGGCGGGCGGCAATACGCAGCAGGCGCCTGACGAAACCCGTCATCCTCTCACCTGTCCTGCGCCGCTCTGCTGGGATGCTTCCGAGCAGTGCGCTATCAGCCAATCCTGGCAATGCCGCATGGTCTCCTCCCTGACACTCGACAGGGCCCGGCAAGCGCCGAGCCCTGTCTCTAGTGTGGAGGATGCAGCCGCAAGATCAACCGTTTATGCGTCGCCTAGCTTATCTCAGCGTAACAGGTCGCGTACATCCTTGGCCTCCCAGTGCGGGAAGTGGCGGCGGATCAAGGCATTGAGCTCCAGCTCGAAGGCGGCCCAGTCGACCTCCGTACGCGGTTGACCGGTAGCGTCGGCGGCGGCACGTACCATCCCTGCCCCCACGGTAACGTTGGAGAGCCGGTCGATGACGATGAAGCTGCCGGTACCGGGACTCTGGTCGTAAGTGTCGAGCGGCA
Proteins encoded in this window:
- a CDS encoding NAD(P)/FAD-dependent oxidoreductase; amino-acid sequence: MPAPLLAIPSTPDLPERADAVVIGGGIIGVCAAYYLARQGVSVALIEKGRIGAEQSSRNWGWCRQQNRDARELPLSTKSLELWEEITADLGEDLGFRRCGLFYLSDSQAELDGWAKWRDFAITQGVTTHMLSAAEATERGAMTGKSWLGGVFSPTDGIADPSRAAPLIAKGVIKHGGSIHQFCAARGVETEAGRVSGVITEKGVIKTSQVVMAGGAWASSFCRQLGIRFPQASVRSSILSVMPGAKGLPDALHTAEVTVTRRGDGGYTLATSGRACLDPTPQQLRFSSHFLPMFAKRWQLLSPGDLQGWLSGHETRRKWALDRPTPMERVRILDPRPSERILRETLARARLLLPALGSVPVQAGWAGYIDSTPDGIPVIDEPANLPGFLLAAGFSGHGFGIGPGAGRLIAEMVTGKTPFVDHQQYRLARLNKGAWGKVSEF
- a CDS encoding erythromycin esterase family protein, with the translated sequence MTTPQDYVRDNAKPLAGRSSDYDDLLEQVGERPLVLLGEASHGTAEFYRMRAEITRRLIREKGFEAVIVEADWPDALRLNRYVRGEGDDTLKTAFDDFQRFPQWMWRNTEVRDFIGWLEEHNAGKEANEQVGFHGLDIYSLHRSAEAVIEYLEGIDPEQARIAREGYGCLDHGGDPVRYGHDAAFGLSRICEDAAVRLLADLLEKSAGYLGEDGPRSRDEQFFAEQNARVVVNAEHYYRAMFGSRVDTWNLRDEHMTDTIVELREHLRRQGGQGKLVVWAHNSHLGDASFTDMGWHRGQHNVGQLVRHRFGADQALLVGFTTHTGFVSAARDWDGPVEHRRVRPSMEGSVERLFHDSGNGDFYLPLGERAAPLKEPLWERAIGVIYRPESERISHYFKASVAQQFDAVFHLDETRAVEPFDKGELWRPEEVPDTYPFGV
- a CDS encoding zinc metallopeptidase, whose product is MIVVVIALLLAIFLLPNVWAKWVLARHSRGRDDYPGTGAELADHLLRRMGIEGVKVEMTEQGDHYDPEARRVRLSREHYEGRSLTAVTVAAHEVGHAIQHHEGYAPLTARARMVGVAQRAEKLGALLMMAAPFLFILTRLPGGLAIVIAAAVISFGTAALVHLVTLPVEFDASFNRALPLLREYVPPYDMPGARHVLTACAFTYVAASLASILNLGRWLVILRR
- the hemP gene encoding hemin uptake protein HemP, giving the protein MCATSPDPTTARAQAATPHERSSKPGIVESSALLDEQGQLIIEHRGKRYQLRETRNGKLILTS
- a CDS encoding TonB-dependent receptor domain-containing protein, whose translation is MKRATSCTGAMALFLLSPLALAQSSSGQHTATPDATSELAPLVVTGTRTPTDAFFAPLIVDVIDRHDPTLHTASRVEDILADQPGLHVAGQGRRNGQTLSLRGFDRNGVLVRLDGVRQDINTGHLGNFFLDPALLREVQIARGALSSLYGSNAMGGVISFETVDAGDLLRAGENGGARLSLRGATASDELGATLSLFGKRDLSDGSSLDGLVALGRSESGDIRRAGGQTTPEDASLDSLLAKGGWQLGNEHRLFTSWQHYREDANQPPNPQQLAVEDGNLRDRTTTSDNLQLGHRWTPTPVTQLDTRLTLSRQDIDEPTAERTLQRLGVQSDGYHRLEHGWLSQTLVFGAEASRATQRPGGTASGFPEADIDSTALYLDDTLTLGRYLDQGGAGEFDLGLGARHDSYRAEDADGRESDKSRLSPRLRLAWRPSNELMLYTGYAEAFRAPTLSELYADERHFGGFCMGPFVCVPDNFWVPNPDLQPETSKSWESGLAWRFGDWGLRASYFDTRAEDFIDTEVDIFAGTTRAVNVSRAQLWGYDARLDWSPSSLPVTAFLGLAEVSGRDRDSGEPLGSLTPLEALAGLDHHLAGTDLTLGWRGRFARSFDKQGEDQALPGYGLHDVQLAWQVTPLLSASLKLRNVADKEWYRPDGNLGDGRSLLANVSLQW
- a CDS encoding ChuX/HutX family heme-like substrate-binding protein; protein product: MNATDATIQTRQAILEALDATRATSPHLPALEIAQRLDISEGELQAARLGRDVLTLPLSPHALAARFHQLGEVKALTRSRHAVLEQQGRYPALRGSEQAGLLLDPGGLDLRLHLAQWHWACLIRDRLPAKDGETAQRLSLQVFNRHGIALHKVFSQADEAPEAWQELEALGIVDVPAFTQFVEPPPRPLPQLPTLADEWSHMSDVHQFLGLLRRHELRRHEANALMEGRFTRALRTATCGQALFEAAASNLPLMLFVASPGCVQIRTGTVPAPQRMRGWLNLFGEDFTLHLDDAGIASVWQVHKPNRNGGVTSLEAFDAQGGLVLQIFAERREGQSERSEWRQLLDGLDAREAAA
- a CDS encoding heme/hemin ABC transporter substrate-binding protein, producing MRIPSWLTWLASLILLVGHMQASAAPPRTVVIGSDVAEILAALDGLEGVVGRDDTSQFPEGIAALPSVGYLRQLAAEGILSLAPERLIVTAAAGPHEVLGQLEAVGVEVMRIEQGASLAALPDKVRAVARAIGRDAAGEALATEVETDLARLEALRSATPGTQPRTMFLLSHSGMTPMAAGHDTAGQAIIEAAGARNAFAGFTGYKAVGAEALVNEAPEEVIVTRSGLEGIGGEIQLWQLPGLAMTPAGRERSLIVCDDQAALGFGPRTPLALLALHRALHEATDATSHAAEEGCWRVAP
- a CDS encoding FecCD family ABC transporter permease, giving the protein MSRVVTSTLPRRRNAAARGRKVTPAPSRVLAALALAVLAALLIAAMSGSAGLSPRVLLGEWPSPLAWQVWWQLRLPRLLLAALVGAMLASSGAAMQGLFRNPLADPTLLGLASGAGLAVALWIVLFDGAAGSFGLYGQFLAGFLGALGVCVLVFALGERQHGQEALFTLLLAGLAINTLAGAMGGVMAFIASDEQLRQLSLWGMGSLSHALWSATLGALIGIPPALWWLLRCARELDLLQLGELTAHGAGLDAPRLKHRVIVATALGVGLCVALAGIIGFLGLLVPHCLRLWLGPGHRLLLPASMLGGALLLIVADTLARTLASPAEIPVGLLTSLLGGPYFLWLLLKRRARC
- a CDS encoding ATP-binding cassette domain-containing protein, which gives rise to MLSLIDAGYIRAPSLAPFSDRLEPGELLAIVGPNGAGKSTLLSLLSGYRRPDRGSVCLDGIPLHRWDSAMLARRRALVAQKLTLGFDWPVRELVALGSEASPREVEEVLAMLDLEALAGRGALSLSGGESQRMMIARALCQLGLGRTTSVTTDSVLLLDEPTSALDIGQQQRLMRLLRQLAERQRLTIACVLHDLNLAARYAHRVWLLECGRRIASGSPTEVLNFGALSRVFDAELEVRANHCDGSPLVVLAP
- a CDS encoding 20S proteasome subunit A/B, encoding MTTIVWDGTTLATDSLISVNGSTYNHAQKLFQLDNGEWVAFAGEQQEWWEVMEWLNAGAPRNDKPHVTRVEMIIAGPDGVYEMFNKLVRIPVKGPVAYGTGWKWALAAIDHGKNAVEAVEYAKTRDHDSGGEVQSVTPATRARVPFEVLMRDVEAAPATT